One genomic window of Pempheris klunzingeri isolate RE-2024b chromosome 12, fPemKlu1.hap1, whole genome shotgun sequence includes the following:
- the LOC139211026 gene encoding arylsulfatase I, which translates to MRGGICFVFFLVIGMTLLSGIGCLGEHVSMDDSVGPEEVQRPRPPHLIFIMVDDQGYGDIGYHGSDIHTPVLDQLAAEGVKLENYYVQPICSPSRSQLMTGRYQIHTGLQHSIIRSRQPLCLPADIPTLPEQLVEAGYATHMVGKWHLGFCRPSCLPTGRGFQSFLGTLTGSGDHFSYQSCDGAEACGFDLHDGDRPAWEMAGNYSTLLYIDRVKQILRSHDPQKPLFLYLSLQAAHTPLQVPDHFLHYYDSQGNRLRRHYAAMLSCLDDGVGQVVQELKNSGLYQNSVLIYSSDNGGQPLSGGSNWPLRGGKGTYWEGGIRAVGFVHSPLLKRKGVVSKALIHVSDWYPTLLGLAGALQSQRGLDGHDVWGAISEGLPCPRTEILFNIDPVSRKPGEPYDKALVLNGFGIWDTAVRAAIRAGDWKLLTGNVGDGDWIPPQALPGGPERWQKLEKRRNELGKSVWLFNVTSDPYERSDLAKTRPEVVKHLLIRLAEYNQTAVTARNPPDDPMADPELHGGVWSPWLGLDGDNGENNGEKERMVKMKHCRVCKLKALFKKVGSRLQRNNLFF; encoded by the exons ATGAGGGGAGgaatctgctttgtttttttcctggtGATTGGCATGACCTTGCTCAGTGGCATTGGCTGCCTGGGTGAACATGTGTCTATGGATGACAGTGTTGGCCCAGAGGAGGTACAAAGGCCCAGGCCCCCACACCTTATCTTTATCATGGTTGATGACCAGGGTTACGGAGACATTGGCTACCATGGCTCAGACATCCACACTCCCGTGTTGGACCAGCTGGCAGCAGAGGGGGTCAAACTTGAAAATTATTACGTCCAGCCTATCTGTTCACCCTCCCGCAGTCAACTCATGACAGGCCG CTACCAAATTCACACTGGACTCCAGCATTCAATTATCCGATCACGTCAACCCCTCTGCCTGCCCGCGGATATTCCCACCCTACCAGAGCAACTGGTTGAAGCTGGATATGCCACACACATGGTGGGGAAATGGCACCTGGGCTTCTGCAGGCCGAGCTGCCTGCCCACAGGACGTGGCTTTCAGAGTTTCCTGGGCACGCTGACTGGTAGTGGAGATCACTTCTCCTATCAGAGCTGTGACGGGGCTGAAGCTTGTGGATTTGACCTGCATGACGGAGACAGGCCTGCCTGGGAGATGGCTGGCAACTACTCCACCCTGCTCTACATAGACAG AGTGAAGCAGATCCTGAGGAGCCACGACCCCCAAAAGCCACTCTTCCTCTATCTGTCCCTTCAGGCCGCCCATACACCCTTGCAGGTACCGGACCATTTTCTGCACTACTATGATTCCCAGGGTAATCGTCTCAGGCGCCACTATGCAGCCATGCTGAGCTGCCTGGATGACGGGGTTGGACAAGTGGTCCAGGAACTAAAGAACAGTGGACTCTATCAAAACTCAGTACTCATCTACTCATCTGATAACGGTGGGCAGCCGCTCTCTGGGGGGAGCAACTGGCCATTGAGAGGTGGCAAAGGGACCTATTGGGAAGGGGGCATCCGGGCTGTGGGCTTTGTCCACAGTCCCCTCCTGAAGAGAAAAGGTGTTGTCAGCAAAGCACTGATCCACGTCTCTGACTGGTATCCCACATTACTGGGGCTGGCTGGGGCTCTGCAGTCCCAACGTGGCCTAGACGGCCATGATGTGTGGGGAGCCATCAGTGAAGGCCTTCCTTGTCCTCGCACTGAAATCCTTTTCAACATTGACCCAGTCTCTAGGAAGCCTGGGGAGCCCTATGACAAGGCGCTGGTACTCAACGGATTTGGGATCTGGGACACAGCAGTGAGGGCAGCAATAAGGGCAGGGGACTGGAAACTGCTGACAGGAAATGTGGGTGATGGGGACTGGATACCACCACAGGCTCTTCCTGGTGGTCCAGAACGGTGGCAGAAACTGGAGAAGCGGCGCAATGAGCTGGGGAAGTCAGTTTGGCTGTTTAATGTCACCTCTGACCCCTATGAGAGGTCAGACCTGGCAAAAACTCGTCCAGAGGTAGTGAAACATCTGCTGATCAGGCTGGCAGAATACAACCAGACAGCTGTGACAGCGAGGAATCCACCAGATGATCCTATGGCTGACCCTGAGCTGCATGGAGGGGTGTGGAGTCCCTGGCTGGGCTTGGATGGGGATAATGGAGAGAATAATGGCGAGAAAGAAAGGATGGTGAAAATGAAGCACTGCAGAGTCTGCAAATTAAAAGCCCTCTTCAAGAAGGTGGGGTCACGCCTGCAGAGGAACAACCTGTTCTTCTAA
- the synpo2la gene encoding synaptopodin 2-like protein translates to MVAEEVIITLSGGAPWGFRLQGGVEHQKPLQVAKVRKRSKACRAGLREADELVSINEQPCGMLSHAQAMDLIDSSPGVLHIRVKRVPAGFQSVVLVTRAPSPRIDKEYRATLRAMSPNQPHHAPVREVHRSRSSLTSGLTSPPGSEAYYGETDSDADVAGYERQRRQKRRSPSNSTPGKPTGRASPEGGETSEMSGYDSAPDAHVFPRLLDGRGGDADGGGGLPGVARREVIYQPPDPGMWSSQTSTETSSIISSADDQGPRDGGQEEDSGFLEPANVPLVSPEKAKEALMLSSRSQLVPMVGPVNKPIDEELTTTYMEKAKQAKLNRGDTPQDKHVKEAKSKCRTIASLLTDAPNPHSKGVLMFKKRRQRSKKYTLTSFGSVDEDRCLDSQEEDGVFPGSESEFDDDGFSAAPDPTWDSDYLDMLEKRATAGTEGRGDGAEDAPSPGLSDTTGKGAQLFEQQRKRAAEHAKKVEAAQPQAPPHVQEQAKMYHLHPEIQPQMQPNFQAQQMIPTGPTAMQQELSQAPDPVATHGISNGDLSCSAVSTASMVISPPPVAPKPATASVTILARPSPPAETPLPELPASNVLNRTARPFTPGFISIRAATAPVTFRPPVTKTTQRPASAAVGPPPFSTVSEMNAPVTSQLPPGPPSVFFPPSSVPQCPMAQTPEASVTFYPPAITTSVDKVQSSPPITTVNQALFATVAPVSMPSVPMAPHPPRPVASVPPVSQIPSSAESVAPVVPPLQVPVAQPPPPQFSMAPVTTVSVVSQPEAVAPTPVPGPTGRTGILLEARRRGGKQKPMFNVQDVTKNSPNPDLLCMVQNLDDRSSRQKHGQPLSDTIYDVAEEERSGEAGMGRAPPPVAPKPRVIHETPQFLQAGGKGAQLFARRQSRMGMYVVDTPPETPYQQEVSVHSAAQPHDSNPFPSEWKYSPNVRAPPPIGYNPLLAPSIPTGPQRDTSKPDSKGRGSQREGIKALDFMRRQPYQLNSAMFNYGGSVTNLSAMPSYQTQRQQQGDYMTTMVGSSLTPPKQIPIKTARVFEVKRFSTPTPMSAPTLAPKVIAPRSATTLGERLSHSGMISPPPVPFTPTPAPLFTPAPVSASTPDSPLSQQAGLPSLPKFSSNPIPNPVPPTVPTPYTPVSYTTGLQTAKQFQSAPELSILASLPPLKSNPIQAPKPRFVATKGGVQPRVWRPGAI, encoded by the exons ATGGTTGCAGAAGAAGTGATAATTACATTGTCCGGTGGAGCACCATGGGGCTTTCGTCTCCAGGGAGGTGTGGAACATCAGAAACCACTCCAGGTGGCTAAG GTACGTAAACGCAGCAAGGCATGCAGGGCTGGGCTGCGGGAGGCTGATGAGCTGGTGTCCATCAATGAACAGCCATGTGGAATGCTATCTCACGCCCAGGCCATGGACCTCATCGACAGCTCTCCTGGAGTGTTACACATCCGAGTCAAGAG GGTGCCTGCTGGTTTTCAGTCCGTGGTGCTTGTGACCCGTGCCCCATCTCCTCGTATAGACAAAGAGTATCGCGCGACTCTGCGTGCCATGTCACCCAACCAGCCCCACCATGCACCTGTCCGTGAAGTCCACCGTAGCCGCTCCTCCCTAACCAGTGGCTTAACATCTCCGCCAGGTAGTGAGGCTTACTATGGCGAGACTGACAGTGATGCAGACGTGGCGGGCTATGAGAGGCAGCGCCGGCAGAAACGCCGCAGCCCCAGCAACTCCACCCCAGGGAAACCAACAGGGCGAGCCTCCCCTGAGGGCGGGGAGACATCAGAGATGAGTGGCTATGACAGCGCTCCAGATGCACATGTTTTCCCAAGGTTATTGGATGGACGTGGGGGAGATgcagatggaggaggggggctaCCGGGGGTGGCGCGGAGGGAGGTGATTTACCAGCCTCCTGATCCAGGAATGTGGTCTTCCCAGACATCCACTGAgacctcctccatcatctcctcaGCAGATGACCAGGGGCCGCGGGATGGAGGGCAAGAGGAGGACAGTGGGTTTCTAGAGCCAGCCAACGTGCCACTGGTATCCCCTGAGAAGGCAAAGGAGGCCCTGATGCTGAGCTCCCGCAGCCAGCTTGTGCCCATGGTAGGTCCTGTGAATAAACCCATCGACGAGGAGCTTACAACAACCTACATGGAAAAGGCCAAGCAAGCCA AACTAAACCGAGGGGATACACCGCAAGACAAGCATGTAAAGGAAGCTAAAAGCAAGTGTCGAACAATTGCGTCCCTACTGACTGATGCTCCCAACCCTCACTCAAAGGGGGTACTGATGTTCAAGAAGAGGCGGCAGCGATCCAAGAAATACACCCTGACCAGTTTTGGTAGTGTGGATGAGGATAGGTGTCTGGACTCACAAGAGGAAGATGGGGTATTCCCTGGCAGTGAATCGGAATTTGATGATGATGGCTTCTCAGCAGCTCCTGACCCGACTTGGGATAGTGACTACTTGGATATGCTGGAGAAGAGGGCAACTGCAGGCACTGAAGGCCGTGGGGATGGGGCAGAAGACGCTCCGAGTCCAGGGTTGAGTGACACTACAGGCAAGGGTGCCCAGTTGTttgagcagcagagaaagagggcTGCTGAGCATGCCAAGAAAGTAGAGGCGGCACAACCTCAGGCTCCTCCACATGTCCAGGAACAGGCTAAGATGTATCACTTGCATCCAGAGATACAACCACAGATGCAGCCAAACTTCCAGGCTCAGCAGATGATACCAACTGGCCCTACAGCCATGCAACAAGAGCTGTCTCAGGCTCCAGATCCAGTTGCAACCCATGGAATTTCTAACGGGGACCTATCCTGCTCTGCAGTTAGTACAGCTAGCATGGTGATTTCACCTCCACCTGTGGCACCAAAACCAGCCACTGCCTCAGTGACTATACTGGCCAGACCATCACCACCAGCTGAAACGCCTTTACCGGAACTACCTGCTAGTAATGTTCTCAACAGAACTGCACGTCCTTTCACTCCTGGTTTTATAAGTATTCGAGCTGCAACTGCCCCTGTAACATTTCGACCACCTGTTACAAAGACGACCCAGCGTCCTGCCTCAGCAGCTGTTGGGCCACCACCATTCTCCACTGTCTCTGAAATGAATGCACCAGTAACATCACAGCTGCCCCCTGGACCTCCATCAGTATTCTTCCCACCATCTTCTGTACCTCAGTGTCCCATGGCCCAGACACCAGAAGCTTCTGTTACCTTCTACCCTCCAGCCATCACTACCTCTGTAGATAAAGTACAGTCTTCACCACCAATAACTACTGTGAATCAGGCTCTATTTGCAACTGTGGCCCCAGTGTCTATGCCTTCAGTGCCTATGGCTCCACATCCACCAAGGCCTGTAGCCTCAGTTCCTCCTGTATCTCAAATTCCTAGTTCAGCCGAGTCAGTTGCCCCAGTTGTGCCTCCACTTCAAGTGCCAGTTGCTCAGCCACCGCCACCACAATTTTCTATGGCACCTGTAACTACTGTGTCAGTGGTCTCCCAGCCAGAAGCTGTGGCTCCAACCCCTGTTCCTGGTCCAACAGGTCGCACAGGAATCTTACTTGAGGCTCGACGCCGTGGTGGCAAACAAAAACCTATGTTCAATGTGCAAGATGTGACAAAGAACAGCCCCAATCCTGACCTGTTGTGTATGGTCCAGAACCTGGATGATAGGTCTTCCCGACAAAAACATGGCCAACCACTGTCTGACACTATCTATGATGTtgcagaagaggagaggagtggtGAGGCCGGCATGGGGAGGGCGCCTCCTCCAGTGGCACCAAAGCCTCGGGTCATCCACGAGACCCCACAGTTTCTTCAAGCAGGGGGTAAGGGGGCCCAGCTGTTTGCCCGCAGGCAGAGCCGCATGGGTATGTATGTAGTCGATACCCCCCCCGAGACCCCTTATCAGCAGGAAGTGTCCGTACACAGTGCAGCCCAACCCCATGACTCCAATCCTTTTCCCTCTGAGTGGAAATACTCCCCGAATGTCCGTGCTCCACCACCTATTGGATACAACCCACTCCTGGCCCCTTCTATTCCTACAGGACCTCAGAGGGATACAAGCAAGCCAGACAGCAAAGGTAGAGGCTCCCAAAGAGAGGGCATCAAGGCTCTAGATTTCATGAGAAGGCAGCCCTACCAGCTCAACTCTGCCATGTTCAACTATGGGGGCAGTGTTACTAATCTATCAGCCATGCCTTCTTACCAGACCCAGAGGCAGCAGCAAGGTGACTACATGACAACAATGGTGGGCAGCTCATTAACCCCACCTAAGCAGATCCCCATCAAAACAGCCCGCGTCTTCGAGGTCAAGCGTTTCTCCACACCAACACCCATGTCAGCTCCTACTCTGGCTCCCAAAGTCATTGCACCTCGCTCAGCCACTACCCTTGGAGAACGTTTGTCTCACTCTGGCATGATCTCCCCACCTCCTGTTCCTTTCACTCCAACCCCAGCCCCTCTCTTTACACCAGCACCAGTCAGTGCCTCCACACCAGATTCACCTCTGTCCCAACAAGCTGGACTGCCCAGCCTCCCAAAATTCTCCTCCAACCCTATTCCAAACCCTGTTCCCCCTACAGTACCTACACCTTACACTCCAGTATCATACACCACTGGGCTCCAGACAGCCAAGCAGTTCCAGAGTGCTCCTGAGCTCAGCATTCTTGCTTCTTTGCCCCCACTCAAGTCCAACCCAATTCAGGCACCCAAACCACGTTTTGTTGCCACTAAGGGAGGTGTCCAGCCCCGTGTCTGGAGGCCAGGGGCAATATGA